The genome window GATGCGCCGCCGGAAAGCATGGACCTGGGGCGTCAGTTCGCTCAAACGGTAACGCTCACATGTCTTTGATTCTGCAACGCAATAACGCGCGCTGGCGCAGCCTGTGGCCGCTGTGGGGCGTACTGATGCTGGCGCTGCTGTGCGCGCTGGCCGCCTGGTGGTATTGGCCGCAGCTGCTGTGGCAAAGCGTTATCTGGCAAAAGGGGCTGCATCAGCAGATGATTGCTCTGTTGCAGCGAACAGCAGCGCATCCGCATCAGGCTGGGCTGGCCCTGCTGGGCTTTAGCCTGCTGTATGGCATTCTCCGTGCACTGGGTCCGGGACACGGTAAAGTGGTGATCGCCACCTTTCTCGCCACGCATCCTGTGCGCCTGAAAACCAGCCTGCGCCTGACGCTGGCCGCTGCGCTAGTACAGGGTTTCGTGGCGGTAGCGCTGGTGACGCTGGTGTTGGCTATTCTGCAGGCCTCTTCCCGCCAGCTTCATCTCAGCAGCTACTGGCTGGAGAAGGGCAGCTATCTGCTGGTGGTCGGGCTTGGCGTCTGGCTGTGC of Pantoea alhagi contains these proteins:
- a CDS encoding nickel/cobalt transporter; this encodes MSLILQRNNARWRSLWPLWGVLMLALLCALAAWWYWPQLLWQSVIWQKGLHQQMIALLQRTAAHPHQAGLALLGFSLLYGILRALGPGHGKVVIATFLATHPVRLKTSLRLTLAAALVQGFVAVALVTLVLAILQASSRQLHLSSYWLEKGSYLLVVGLGVWLCWRALRQLRRNGALRIQQLRPLDHQHDAHCGCGHQHLPDDQQLAQATSWKTSLLVVLSMGLRPCSGAIMMLLFARVIGVYAWGVFSALAMALGTALTVSMMALLVHSSRALAIRLNRRAAPAPWQRVALQSLALAGGLLLITGGIVLWLSAQPAISGGLRALR